Proteins from a single region of Scleropages formosus chromosome 24, fSclFor1.1, whole genome shotgun sequence:
- the LOC108939664 gene encoding alpha-actinin-2-like isoform X3: MIDSVSSTRCRMMLSHEEVSMRYDNGLEHNEYMIQEEEWDRDLLLDPAWEKQQRKTFTAWCNSHLRKAGTQIENIEEDFRNGLKLMLLLEVISGERLPKPDRGKMRFHKIANVNKALDYITSKGVKLVSIGAEEIVDGNVKMTLGMIWTIILRFAIQDISVEETSAKEGLLLWCQRKTAPYRNVNVQNFHVSWKDGLAFCALIHRHRPDLIDYSKLNKDDPLGNLNLALEIAEKHLDIPKMLDAEDIVNTPKPDERAIMTYVSCFYHAFAGAEQAETAANRICKVLGVNQENEKLMEEYERLASELLEWIRRTTPWLENRTPEKTMAAMRRKLEDFRDYRRQHKPPKVQEKCQLEINFNTLQTKLRISNRPAFMPSEGKMVSDITTAWQGLEQAEKGYEEWLLNEIRRLERLDHLAEKFRQKASMHESWAQGKDKILSKKDYESASLMEVRALLRKHEAFESDLAAHQDRVEQIAAIAQELNELDYHAAPSINERCQKICDLWDQLGTLTQKRREALERTEKLLETIDQLFLEFAKRAAPFNNWMEGAMEDLQDMFIVHTVEEIQSLMSAHEQFKATLPEADTERQAILGIYNEVQKIVQSYGICSSLSNPYTNITPEEIRIKWDKVKKLVPQRDSSLQEELSHQHSNERLRRQFAAQANLIGPWIQTRMEEIAHSSIEMGGTLEDQMNQLKQYEQVIVNYKPNIDKLEGDHQLIQESLVFDNKHTNYTMEHIRVGWELLLTTIARTINEIETQILIRDAKGISQQQMKEFRSSFNHFDRATALSRHYCCFSQGRTSNTTSSWWQRRKGTWRKMTSGPV; this comes from the exons ACATTTACAGCATGGTGCAATTCCCACTTGAGGAAAGCTGGGACTCAGATCGAGAACATTGAGGAGGACTTCCGCAATGGCCTCAAACTCATGCTCCTGCTGGAAGTAATTTCAG GTGAAAGGCTGCCTAAACCTGACAGAGGAAAGATGCGTTTTCACAAAATAGCCAACGTGAACAAAGCTCTTGATTATATCACAAGCAAGGGTGTGAAGCTTGTTTCCATTGGGGCAGAAG AAATTGTGGACGGAAATGTCAAGATGACACTGGGCATGATCTGGACCATCATCCTCCGTTTTGCCATTCAGGACATCTCTGTTGAAG AAACCTCAGCCAAAGAAGGGCTCCTACTGTGGTGCCAGAGGAAGACTGCTCCTTACAGGAATGTCAACGTCCAGAACTTTCATGTCAG CTGGAAGGACGGCCTGGCATTCTGCGCACTGATACACAGACACCGGCCTGACCTCATCGACTACTCCAAGCTCAATAAG GATGATCCTCTTGGAAACCTGAACTTGGCTTTGGAAATTGCAGAGAAGCACTTGGACATTCCTAAAATGCTGGATGCTGAAG ACATTGTCAACACCCCCAAACCAGATGAGAGGGCTATCATGACCTATGTGTCCTGCTTCTATCATGCATTTGCTGGAGCTGAGCAG GCCGAAACAGCAGCTAACAGGATCTGCAAAGTTCTTGGTGTAAACCAGGAGAATGAGAAGCTGATGGAGGAATATGAGAGGTTGGCCAGTGAG CTGCTGGAGTGGATCCGTCGTACCACGCCCTGGCTGGAGAACCGCACGCCAGAGAAGACCATGGCAGCCATGAGGAGAAAGCTGGAAGACTTCCGGGATTACCGGCGCCAGCACAAGCCACCCAAGGTGCAGGAGAAGTGCCAGCTGGAGATCAACTTCAACACTCTGCAAACAAAGCTGCGCATCAGCAATCGGCCTGCCTTCATGCCCTCTGAGGGCAAGATGGTCTCT GACATCACCACTGCCTGGCAGGGCCTGGAGCAGGCAGAGAAGGGTTATGAGGAGTGGCTCCTGAATGAAATTCGCAGGCTGGAGCGCTTGGACCACCTGGCTGAGAAGTTCAGACAGAAGGCCTCCATGCATGAGAGCTGGGCCCAAG GTAAGGATAAGATCCTGTCCAAGAAGGACTATGAGTCGGCTTCCCTGATGGAGGTGCGAGCCCTGCTGCGGAAGCACGAGGCCTTTGAGAGCGACCTGGCAGCCCACCAGGACCGTGTGGAGCAGATTGCTGCCATAGCCCAAGAACTCAA TGAGCTGGACTACCATGCCGCACCCTCCATCAACGAACGATGCCAGAAAATCTGTGACCTGTGGGACCAGCTGGGAACGCTGACCCAGAAGAGGAGGGAGGCCCTGGAG AGAACCGAGAAGCTGTTGGAGACCATAGACCAACTGTTCCTGGAGTTTGCCAAGAGGGCAGCACCCTTCAACAACTGGATGGAAGGGGCAATGGAAGACCTGCAAGACATGTTCATTGTGCATACTGTCGAGGAGATCCAG AGTCTGATGTCTGCCCATGAGCAGTTCAAAGCCACACTTCCTGAGGCAGACACCGAAAGACAGGCCATCCTCGGCATCTACAACGAGGTGCAGAAGATTGTCCAGAGCTACGGCATCTGCTCTAGCCTTTCTAACCCCTATACCAACATCACACCTGAGGAAATCCGCATCAAGTGGGACAAG GTAAAGAAGCTGGTTCCTCAAAGGGACAGCTCACTCCAGGAAGAGCTTTCCCATCAACACTCCAATGAGCGTCTTCGCCGGCAGTTCGCAGCTCAAGCCAACCTCATCGGACCCTGGATACAAACCAGGATGGAG GAAATTGCTCACAGTTCCATTGAAATGGGTGGAACACTGGAGGACCAGATGAACCAGCTGAAACAGTACGAACAGGTCATCGTTAACTACAAACCCAACATCGATAAGCTAGAGGGAGACCACCAGCTCATCCAGGAGTCCCTCGTCTTTGACAACAAACACACCAACTACACCATGGAG CACATACGTGTTGGCTGGGAGCTCCTGCTTACCACCATTGCAAGGACCATCAACGAGATTGAGACCCAGATCCTGATCCGTGATGCCAAGGGCATCAGCCAGCAGCAGATGAAGGAGTTTCGCTCGTCCTTCAACCATTTCGACAGG GCGACTGCACTCAGTCGGCATTACTGCTGCTTTTCACAAGGTCGCACGTCTAACACCACAAGCTCATGGTGGCA AAGAAGAAAGGGAACATGGAGAAAGATGACTTCAGGGCCTGTCTGA